One window from the genome of Dermacentor albipictus isolate Rhodes 1998 colony unplaced genomic scaffold, USDA_Dalb.pri_finalv2 scaffold_28, whole genome shotgun sequence encodes:
- the LOC139052619 gene encoding arginine and glutamate-rich protein 1-like — translation MVSPPEDHQCDPKCAICGGAHPTADRRCSQRFQVPYIVRRRRQRRRRAQEAQVAAGSRDASVAGAVPSRGLSATRGRSRSRQHADSRARSRSSGRPVSRARSRSRGRSRSSVRIQEGPTWVDKVTETTTGKRVTHGTLPEQMEDPRLAALKQENAQLKADMRRLRADLESIRKAQHGHGSTSPAPAQEPVLGQAKRKAPPPESSEVAVELMEEASVSASMSAETIAKGSLAELLDRLAEAIKTQSGAIEQQSETIRKQSEAIATLNRRMGIMEAKLVDVSRLKVAGKVKKAHQDSEASGKCTALKGMLTI, via the coding sequence ATGGTTTCCCCACCAGAAGATCATCAGTGCGACCCAAAGTGCGCCATCTGTGGAGGCGCGCACCCGACGGCCGACCGCAGGTGCAGCCAGCGCTTCCAGGTGCCGTACATCGTGCGTCGGAGGCGGCAGCGCCGGCGGCGCGCCCAGGAGGCGCAAGTGGCTGCAGGATCACGGGATGCCAGCGTGGCAGGCGCGGTCCCTTCCCGGGGCCTTTCGGCAACGAGagggcgctcccgatccaggCAGCACGCCGACAGCAGAGCGCGCTCCCGATCCAGCGGGCGCCCCGTCAGCAGAGCGCGCTCCCGTTCTAGGGGACGCTCGCGCTCCAGTGTTCGCATCCAGGAGGGGCCTACCTGGGTGGACAAGGTCACGGAGACGACGACTGGAAAGAGGGTAACGCATGGTACACTGCCAGAGCAGATGGAGGATCCGCGTCTTGCGGCTTTAAAGCAGGAAAACGCGCAGCTCAAGGCGGATATGCGTAGGTTGAGGGCAGACCTCGAATCGATTCGTAAAGCACAGCACGGTCATGGAAGCACGTCGCCCGCACCAGCGCAAGAACCAGTGCTGGGTCAGGCAAAGCGTAAGGCGCCCCCTCCCGAGTCGAGCGAGGTTGCGGTGGAGCTGATGGAGGAGGCGTCCGTATCGGCTTCCATGTCCGCCGAGACCATCGCGAAAGGATCGCTTGCAGAACTCCTCGATCGATTAGCGGAGGCGATTAAGACACAGTCCGGAGCTATCGAGCAGCAATCCGAGACCATCAGGAAACAGTCTGAGGCCATTGCTACCCTCAACCGCAGAATGGGGATAATGGAGGCTAAGCTCGTTGACGTAAGCAGACTGAAGGTGGCCGGTAAAGTTAAGAAAGCACATCAGGATTCCGAGGCGTCGGGCAAGTGCACCGCGCTCAAGGGGATGCTAACTATATAG